The Malus domestica chromosome 10, GDT2T_hap1 genome contains a region encoding:
- the LOC103446322 gene encoding 14-3-3-like protein D isoform X2 has translation MASPKERENYVYTAKLAEQAERYDEMVEAMTKVAKLDVELTVEERNLLSVGYKNVIGARRASWRILSSIEQKEEGKGNDQNVSRIKEYRQKVESELSSICSDIMRVIDEHLIPSCTAFESTVFFYKMKGDYYRYLAEFKTGDDRKEVADQSMKAYQSASSKAETDLPPTHPIRLGLALNFSVFYYEILNSPERACHLAKQAFDEAISELDTLSEESYKDSTLIMQLLRDNLTLWTSDIPEDGGEDIQKVDGSAKPGGEDAE, from the exons ATGGCTTCccccaaagagagagagaactacGTCTACACTGCGAAGCTCGCCGAGCAAGCCGAGCGTTACGATG AAATGGTGGAGGCGATGACGAAAGTAGCGAAACTTGACGTGGAGCTCACTGTAGAGGAGCGGAATCTGCTTTCGGTCGGGTACAAGAACGTGATCGGAGCTCGCAGAGCTTCGTGGAGAATTCTGTCGTCGATTGAGCAGAAGGAGGAGGGGAAAGGGAACGATCAGAATGTGAGCCGTATCAAGGAGTACAGGCAAAAGGTCGAGTCCGAGCTCTCTAGCATTTGCAGCGACATCATGAGGGTTATTGATGAACATCTCATTCCGTCGTGCACTGCTTTTGAATCCACTGTGTTTTTCTACAAAAT GAAAGGAGATTATTATCGCTACTTGGCGGAGTTTAAGACTGGTGATGACAGGAAAGAGGTTGCTGATCAGTCAATGAAAGCTTATCAG TCAGCTTCTAGTAAAGCAGAAACTGATTTACCCCCCACACATCCCATCAGACTGGGTTTGGCCTTGAACTTTTCTGTCTTTTATTATGAAATCTTGAACTCTCCGGAAAG GGCATGTCACCTTGCAAAGCAAGCTTTTGATGAAGCTATCTCAGAATTGGATACTTTGAGCGAGGAATCATACAAAGACAGCACCTTGATCATGCAGCTCCTGAGGGACAACCTTACATTGTGGACCTCTGACATTCCAGAGGATGGAG GCGAGGATATACAGAAGGTGGACGGCTCTGCTAAACCTGGAGGTGAAGATGCAGAG TGA
- the LOC103446320 gene encoding dihydroorotate dehydrogenase (quinone), mitochondrial-like produces MAARASRKLLRDFLFKRACAAPAASARHCSSAAQTAPKIPHFSKKGRLLTAATLGLVIGGGAYVSTVDEATFCGWLFSATKIVNPFFALLDAETAHSLAVSAAARGWVPREKRPDPSNLGLEVWGRKFSNPIGLAAGFDKNAEAVDGLLGLGFGFVEIGSVTPVPQEGNPKPRIFRLREELAIINRCGFNSEGIVAVAKRLGAQHGKRKLDETTISSSSGEEVKPGGKAGPGILGVNLGKNKTSEDASADYRQGVHTLSQYADYLVINVSSPNTPGLRMLQGRKQLKDLVKRVQGARDEMQWGEEGPPPLLVKIAPDLSKEDLEDIAAVALALRLDGLIISNTTVSRPESVSKHLLASEAGGLSGKPLFDMSTNVLKEMYILTRGKIPLIGCGGISSGEDAYKKVRAGASLVQLYTAFAYGGPALIPQIKAELSECLERDGYKSISEAVGADCR; encoded by the exons ATGGCGGCAAGGGCTTCCAGAAAATTGCTGAGAGACTTTTTGTTCAAAAGGGCATGCGCAGCTCCTGCTGCAAGTGCTAGACATTGTTCTTCCGCTGCTCAAACTGCTCCAAAGATTCCACATTTTTCGAAGAAA GGGAGGTTGTTGACGGCAGCCACCTTAGGCTTAGTTATCGGTGGCGGAGCTTATGTGAGCACTGTGGATGAAGCAACTTTCTG TGGCTGGCTATTCTCAGCTACAAAAATTGTGAATCCATTCTTCGCTCTTTTAGATGCTGAGACAGCTCACAGCTTGGCTGTCTCAGCCGCAGCACGTGGTTGGGTTCCTAGAGAGAAGAGACCAGATCCATCAAATTTAGGGCTAGAAGTTTGGGGAAGGAAGTTCTCCAACCCTATAGGTCTTGCTGCTGGCTTTGATAAGAATGCTGAAGCTGTTGATGGTTTGCTTGGTTTAGGCTTTGGATTTGTAGAGATTGGCTCTGTAACCCCTGTTCCACAAGAGGGCAATCCAAAGCCTCGTATCTTCAGATTGCGCGAGGAACT AGCTATCATCAATCGATGTGGCTTTAATAGCGAGGGAATTGTAGCTGTTGCAAAGCGATTGGGTGCTCAGCACGGTAAGAGAAAGTTGGATGAAACTACAATCTCGTCTTCTTCAGGTGAAGAAGTCAAACCTGGAGGCAAAGCTGGCCCTGGCATTCTAGGCGTGAATCTTGGGAAGAACAAGACAAGTGAAGATGCTTCTGCAGATTATAGACAAGGGGTTCATACATTGTCCCAGTATGCTGATTACTTG GTGATCAATGTTTCATCACCCAACACCCCTGGGTTACGTATGCTTCAGGGAAGAAAGCAGTTAAAAGACCTTGTGAAGCGG GTTCAAGGTGCTCGTGATGAAATGCAATGGGGTGAGGAGGGCCCTCCTCCATTGCTCGTGAAAATTGCTCCAGATTTGTCTAAAGAAGACCTTGAAGATATTGCTGCA GTTGCCCTTGCTCTTCGCTTGGACGGATTG ATTATATCAAATACAACTGTTTCAAGACCAGAATCTGTTAGTAAACACCTGTTGGCTTCTGAAGCTGGTGGCTTGAGTGGGAAGCCACTTTTCGATATGTCTACCAATGTCTTAAAGGAGATGTACATTTTGACAAGG GGAAAGATTCCCTTAATCGGGTGTGGGGGCATCAGCAG TGGCGAGGATGCTTACAAGAAAGTACGAGCTGGTGCAAGTCTTGTTCAGCTTTATACAGCATTTGCTTACGGGGGACCTGCTCTCATCCCCCAGATAAAG GCTGAATTGTCCGAGTGCTTAGAAAGGGATGGTTACAAGTCCATCAGTGAAGCAGTTGGTGCAGATTGCAGATGA
- the LOC103446321 gene encoding olee1-like protein, which translates to MANSNSIVLVSALCFLSLIGVAYSTETLNVHGIVYCDNCRTQFFTRISEPLTGAKVRLECRESEGGKVTLTKEADTEELGTYSIPVEGDHEEEVCEVILVKSPKEDCSEISNELHAKLSARISLTNHNGITGPHRMANPLGFMKKEVDPRCAEVLKELGLTPDGEFIDGAPDGAPDAAPDGAAE; encoded by the exons ATGGCCAATTCTAATAGTATCGTTCTTGTCTCTGCCCTTTGCTTCTTGTCGCTCATCGGCGTCGCCTACTCCACCGAGACCCTcaatgtccacggcattgtttaTTGCGATAATTGCCGCACGCAGTTCTTTACCAGAATCAGTGAACCCCTCACAG GTGCAAAGGTGAGATTGGAATGCAGAGAGAGTGAAGGGGGAAAAGTAACTCTAACCAAAGAGGCAGACACCGAGGAATTAGGAACTTACTCCATTCCGGTGGAAGGAGACCATGAAGAGGAGGTTTGCGAAGTGATCTTGGTGAAGAGTCCCAAGGAGGACTGCAGCGAGATCAGCAACGAGCTTCATGCGAAGCTCAGCGCGAGGATCAGCCTCACGAACCACAATGGCATCACCGGGCCTCATCGCATGGCGAACCCTCTCGGTTTCATGAAGAAGGAGGTTGATCCTAGGTGCGCTGAGGTCCTCAAGGAGCTCGGACTCACCCCCGATGGCGAATTTATTGACGGCGCTCCTGACGGCGCTCCTGATGCCGCTCCTGATGGCGCTGCTGAATAA
- the LOC103446322 gene encoding 14-3-3-like protein D isoform X1, whose protein sequence is MASPKERENYVYTAKLAEQAERYDEMVEAMTKVAKLDVELTVEERNLLSVGYKNVIGARRASWRILSSIEQKEEGKGNDQNVSRIKEYRQKVESELSSICSDIMRVIDEHLIPSCTAFESTVFFYKMKGDYYRYLAEFKTGDDRKEVADQSMKAYQSASSKAETDLPPTHPIRLGLALNFSVFYYEILNSPERACHLAKQAFDEAISELDTLSEESYKDSTLIMQLLRDNLTLWTSDIPEDGGEDIQKVDGSAKPGGEDAEV, encoded by the exons ATGGCTTCccccaaagagagagagaactacGTCTACACTGCGAAGCTCGCCGAGCAAGCCGAGCGTTACGATG AAATGGTGGAGGCGATGACGAAAGTAGCGAAACTTGACGTGGAGCTCACTGTAGAGGAGCGGAATCTGCTTTCGGTCGGGTACAAGAACGTGATCGGAGCTCGCAGAGCTTCGTGGAGAATTCTGTCGTCGATTGAGCAGAAGGAGGAGGGGAAAGGGAACGATCAGAATGTGAGCCGTATCAAGGAGTACAGGCAAAAGGTCGAGTCCGAGCTCTCTAGCATTTGCAGCGACATCATGAGGGTTATTGATGAACATCTCATTCCGTCGTGCACTGCTTTTGAATCCACTGTGTTTTTCTACAAAAT GAAAGGAGATTATTATCGCTACTTGGCGGAGTTTAAGACTGGTGATGACAGGAAAGAGGTTGCTGATCAGTCAATGAAAGCTTATCAG TCAGCTTCTAGTAAAGCAGAAACTGATTTACCCCCCACACATCCCATCAGACTGGGTTTGGCCTTGAACTTTTCTGTCTTTTATTATGAAATCTTGAACTCTCCGGAAAG GGCATGTCACCTTGCAAAGCAAGCTTTTGATGAAGCTATCTCAGAATTGGATACTTTGAGCGAGGAATCATACAAAGACAGCACCTTGATCATGCAGCTCCTGAGGGACAACCTTACATTGTGGACCTCTGACATTCCAGAGGATGGAG GCGAGGATATACAGAAGGTGGACGGCTCTGCTAAACCTGGAGGTGAAGATGCAGAGGTATAG